In a single window of the Acyrthosiphon pisum isolate AL4f chromosome X, pea_aphid_22Mar2018_4r6ur, whole genome shotgun sequence genome:
- the LOC100158745 gene encoding protein cornichon has translation MSFTFSVFTYIVAMISDAFLIFFSIFHVIAFDELKTDSKNPIDQCNSLNPLVIPEYLIHFFFNLLFLFGGQWISFAINIPLMAYHIKRYQSRPVMSGFGLYDPTSIMNADKLYKYQREGWIKLSFYLFSFFYYLYGMIRALITV, from the exons ATGTCGTTTACATTCTCAGTGTTCACTTATATTGTGGCCATGATATCagatgcatttttaatatttttttcaatattccaT GTTATTGCATTTGATGAACTTAAAACTGATAGCAAAAATCCTATAGATCAATGTAACAGCCTAAATCCa ttagtGATTCCTGAGTATTTGATACACTTTTTCTTcaatcttttatttttgtttggtgGCCAGTGGATATCATTTGCTATTAATATACCATTAATGGCTTATCATATTaaaag aTATCAAAGTAGACCAGTTATGTCTGGTTTTGGTCTTTATGATCCTACAAGTATTATGAATGCtgacaaattgtataaatatcaacGCGAGGGTTggataaaattatcattttatctgTTTTCATTTTTCTATTACTTATATGG aatgatACGAGCGTTGATAACAGTATAA